Part of the Streptomyces sp. f51 genome is shown below.
ACGGGAGGTACCCGCGGCGGGGACTCCGAGTGGGCGCAGCGGGTCAGTGCCCACCGTGAGCGGCGGCCCGGCTCCTGGCGGACCGTCGAGACCTGCGACCTGGTCCCGCTCCTGGCCGAGAAGGGCCCGCCCCTGCTCGTCGACTGTCTCTCGCTGTGGCTGACGGACGCCATGGACACGGTGAACGCCTGGGACGACGCGGAGTGGTCAGGGGGAGGTGAACGGGCCCTGCGCGCCCGCGTGGAGGAGCTCGTCTCCGCCGTCCGCACCACGCACCGCACGCTCGTCGCCGTCTCGAACGAGGTCGGTTCGGGCATCGTGCCCGCCACGGCCTCAGGACGCCGCTACCGCGACGAACTCGGGCGGCTGAACGCGGCGTTCGCCGGGGAGTGCGAGCACGTCCTGCTGGTGGTGGCGGGACAGGCCCTGACGCTGCGGGGCTGACCCCGGCCCGCCTTGCGCCAGGACCCCGGGCGGGGTCAGTCCTCCTTGCGGGCGATGACGCGGTACGCGTTCGAGAAGCGGGTGCGGCGCAGCAGGGGGGCCAGCAGCCGGTCCAGCGCGGCGGCCGAGGCGAGGAGCGGGGCGGAGGCCCGGCTCAGGGCCGACCGCGCGGTGCGCTGGAGGCGGGTCGGCGCGGCCGGGCGCCAGGGGGCGTCGGGGCCGGGCAGGGCGCGCGCGAGGGCCAGGGCGAGGGCGCCGGAGAGGTCGTGGGGGATGTGCGGTGCGCGTCGGTCCGTGGCGACGACGACGCAGCCCAGGGCCTCGAGTTCGCCGAGCAGATTGGGCAGCGGCACGAGGTGCAGCCTGCGCGGCTGGCCGTACGCGGGCCACCACTTGCCGAGCAGCGCGCCGAACGCGCAGTCGGGGTCGGCCACTTCGATCAGGAGGTGTCCGCCGGGCCTCAACACCGCGAGGGCGGCGCGCAGTTCCTCGCGCGGTTCGGGCGTGTGCTCCAGCTGGTGGAACATGCTCACGACGTCGTAGCGGGCCCGGAGCCGCTCCGCGATCCGCGGGTCGGTGAGCCGTCCGACGTGGGCCTCCTCCACCCGTCCCGCCGCCCGCGCCCGCTCGACGCGCCGCGTCGGGTCGAGTCCGTCGAAGGACGTGTACGGGTGGACCTGCTTGGCCGCCGCGGGGAAGTGCCCGTGCCCGGTGCCGACGTCGAGCCAGCTCTCCGGTTCCGTGAAGGGCAGCAGGGCGCGGGCCGCCGAGCGCCGGCGTCCGGGCAGGCCCGGGTGGGCCGGCAGCCGTTCGGCGAGGCCGTCGGGGGCGTCCTCGCGCGGGTCCCGCCGGTAGAAGGCCAGCCCCTCGGGGGTGAGCCGGGGGTTCTGGAAGGCGTGGGCGCAGTCTCCGCACTCGTCGACGGCGAACGTCCCCGGCTTGCGCTGCCGCAGGTCCGGGGTGCGCAGCCGGGTGCGCAGGCTCCCGGCACCGCACCAGGGGCAGTCGGCGCGGCGCGGCTCGTGGAACCGGGCGGTGCCCTGGGCGAGTTCGGCCGCGTAGGCGGCTCGGCGTTCGGCGATCGGCTGCGGGCTGGGGGGCATGGACGCTCCTGTCGGGGACGAGCCGTACGACAATCCGATACAAAAGGTACGTATGCGAGAGGCGTGCGGAGTGCAACGACGTGGCGCGGACACGTTCGATCAGTGCCGGTACTGTTCGGCGAATGAGCTCGCTTAATCTCGACGACTTCACCGATCTGATCGAGCGTCCCGACGGAGGCGTACGCCGTGACGCCGAGGCGTACCGGGAGCGCAGGACCGTGCCGCCCGGGGCGCTGGGCCGCCTCGACGACCTGGGTGAGTGGCTGGCGGCGGCGCAGTCCGCGGTGCCGGTACGGCCGATCGAGCACCCGCGTGCCGTGCTGTTCGCGGGCGACCACGGGGTCGCCGTCCTCGATGTGTCGGCGCGCCCGGCGGGCAGCGCGGGCGCTCTGGCGCGGGCGGTCCTGGAGGGTGCGAGTCCCGCGTCGGTGCTGGCCCGCGGGCTCGGCGTCCCGGTGCGCGTGGTCGACATGTCGCTGGACGCGGATCCCGCGGGTCTGCCAGACGAGGTCGTGCGGCACCGGGTGCGGCGCGGTTCGGGGCGGATCGACGTCGAGGACGCGATGACCTTGGAGGAGGCGGAGGCCGCGTTCCGGGCCGGCATGGCCGTCGCGGACGAGGAGGCGGACTCCGGAACGGATCTGGTGGTGCTCGGCGACATCAGCGTGGGCGGGACCACGGCGGCCGCCGTCCTGGTCGCGGCGCTGTGCGGGACCGACGCCTCCGTCGTGACCGGGCGGGGCGGGCAGGCCATCGACGACCTCGCGTGGATGCGCAAGTGCGCCGCGGTGCGCGACGCCCTGCGGCGGGCCCGGCCCGTGCTCGGGGATCAGCTCCAGCTGCTGGCGACGGTGGGCGGGCCCGACCTGGCCGCGATGACCGGGTTCCTGCTCCAGAGCGCGGTCCGGAAGATGCCGGTGATCCTCGACGGGGTCGTGTCGGCCGCGTGCGCGCTGGTCGGCCAGCGGGTCGCCTTCCGGGCGCCGGACTGGTGGCTCGCCGGGCAGCGGAGCGGGGAGCCTGCGCAGGCGAAGGCGCTGGACCGGATGGCTCTGGAACCGTTGCTCGATCACGGTGTGACGGTGGGGGAAGGCGTGGGAGCACTGCTCGCGCTGCCGTTGGTCCAGGCCGCGGCCGGGCTCGCGGCGGAGCTTCCCGAGGCGGGCTCCGCGGAGGCGGAGACCCCGGACGAGCCCGGCAAGCCCGAGTCCGACGCGAGCCCTGAGACCGAGTCCGACGCGAGCCCGGAGACCGGGCCCGACGCAAGCCCGGAGGCCGGGCCCGACGGCGGCGCCGGTTCCGACGCATAGCCCGGAGACCGGGTCCGACGCGAGTCCGGAGGCCCGGGTCCGACGCAAGCCCGGAGGCCGGGCCCGACGGCGGCGCTGGTTCCGACGCGTAGCCCGGAGGCCCGGGTCCGACGCATAGCCCGGAGGCCCGGGTCCGACGCAAGCCCGGGGACCGGGTCCGATGCAAGCCCGGAGGCCGGGTCCGACGGCGGCGCCGGTTCCGACGCATAGCCCGGAGACCGGGTCCGACGCAAGTCCGGAGGCCCGGGTCCGACGCGAGCCCGGAGGCCGGGCCCGACGGCGGCGCCGGTTCCGACGCGTAGCCCGGGTCGCCCCCTCCGCCCCCGGACCCCGCTCCCCAAACTCCGGAGGGGTTGAATCTTCATGGGTGCTTTGACCCATATCATCGCCCTTTATGGGAGATGCCCGAATTGCCGCTGACCAGGGACGGGCGTCGGCCCGCCGGAGTGACGGGGACCGGCGGTCCACGGCCGCCTCGCGGCGGTCCGCGGCCTTCGCCGTGTGGTACCTGCGCGCGGTCACGTTCATCAACTTTCTGAGCGCGGCCTGGGTATCGCTCGGACAGGACGTGCGCCGGCACAACACCGAGAACTACTTCACGCCCTACCTGCTGACCGCGGGCTTCGCCTCCGGTGTGTTCACGATGTTCCTGGCCATCACGATGCGACGGCGCAAGCGGGCCGCGTGGATCCTCAACTCCGTGCTCAGCGGGCTGTTCCTGCTGCTGTTCGGCGTCGCGATGGCGTTCCCGGAGATCCGCCAGTACGCGCAGAACTGGGTCTCCCTCGTCCTGACCGCCGCCTTCGTGGCCTCCCTGGCCGTCGGGCGGCGGGAGTTCTACGCCAAGGGCGACCGGTCGAACCCGAAGCTCGCCGCGGCCGTGGCGGTCGGGGGGCTGCTGGTCACCTCGCTGCTCGCGGCACTGCTGGTCACCGTGACCAACCACGCCCACGATCCGCACCGTTCGACCTTCCTGGACCGCTGGCGCTACGGCACCCTGCGGCTCGTCTCGGTCGCCGCCGACGACTCCCACTACCCCGGGATCGCCACCCCGAACTGGGTCAACGTCTCCGTCAACGTGCTCAGCACCCTGCTGGTGCTCGCCGTCCTCTACGCGGCGTTCCGCTCCCGGCGCGCCGTCGACCCGCTCACCGAGGACGACGAGAAGCGGCTGCGGGAACTGCTGGAGCGCAACGGCGACCGGGACTCGCTCGGCTACTTCTCGCTGCGCCGGGAGAAGAGCGTGGTCTGGTCGCCCACCGGCAAGGCGGCGGTGGCGTACCGGGTGGTGGGCGGGGTCTCCCTGGCCGGCGGCGACCCCATCGGCGACCCCGAGGCATGGCCCGGCGCCATCGAGCCCTGGCTCGCCGAGGCCCGCGAGCACGGCTGGATCCCGGCGGTGATGGGCGCGAGCGAGGAGGCGGGCACCGTCTACTCCCGGCACGGGCTCGACGCCCTGGAGCTGGGTGACGAAGCCCTGGTCGAGACCGCCGAGTTCACCCTGGAGGGGCGGGCCATGCGGACCGTCCGGCAGGCCTACAACCGGGTGAAGCGGGCCGGGTACCGGGTGCGCATCCGGCGGCACGAGGACATCCCGGCCGCCGAGATGGCGTATCTGCTCCAGCGCGCGGACGACTGGCGCGACGGTGCGACCGAGCGGGGCTTCAGCATGGCCCTCGGACGGCTCGGCGACCCCGAGGACGGACGCTGCGTGATGCTCGAATGCACCGACGCAGAGGGCGGGTTGAGGGCCGTGCTGTCCTTCGTGCCCTGGGGTCCCGGCGGGCTCTCCCTCGATCTGATGCGGCGCGACCGCGACGCGGACAACGGGCTCATGGAGTTCATGGTGATCGAACTCCTGCGGCGCGCCCAGGAGATCGGGATCACTCAGGTCTCACTCAACTTCGCCATGTTCCGTTCGGTCTTCGAACGTGGGGCGCGTCTCGGCGCGGGTCCGGTGCTGCGGCTGTGGCGGTCGCTGCTCAGCTTCTTCTCCCGCTGGTGGCAGATCGAGTCGCTGTACCGGGCCAACGCCAAGTACCGGCCCATCTGGGAGCCGCGGTTCCTGCTCTTCGAGAAGAGCGCGGATCTGCTGCGCATCGGGGTCGCGTCCGCGCGTGCCGAGGGGTTCCTGGAGGCGCCGGGTCTGCCGAAATGGCTGCACCGCAAGCACCTGGAGTCGCACAGATGAGACCGGCGGGGGCCGGCGTGAGGAGAGTCGTGGGGACGACCGGATGAGCACACTCGCCCGCTGGGCCCGCGCCGAGTGGGGTCTGCTGTACGCGACCGTGCGCCGGGCCCTGCGGGCGAGGGGCGGGCGCGCGGTCCCGATGACCCTCGGCGCGGTGTGTCTGACGGGCGTCCTCCAGTTCGTCCAGAACCAGTCCTGGGGCTATCAGTTCGTGCAGAACACC
Proteins encoded:
- a CDS encoding class I SAM-dependent methyltransferase → MPPSPQPIAERRAAYAAELAQGTARFHEPRRADCPWCGAGSLRTRLRTPDLRQRKPGTFAVDECGDCAHAFQNPRLTPEGLAFYRRDPREDAPDGLAERLPAHPGLPGRRRSAARALLPFTEPESWLDVGTGHGHFPAAAKQVHPYTSFDGLDPTRRVERARAAGRVEEAHVGRLTDPRIAERLRARYDVVSMFHQLEHTPEPREELRAALAVLRPGGHLLIEVADPDCAFGALLGKWWPAYGQPRRLHLVPLPNLLGELEALGCVVVATDRRAPHIPHDLSGALALALARALPGPDAPWRPAAPTRLQRTARSALSRASAPLLASAAALDRLLAPLLRRTRFSNAYRVIARKED
- the cobT gene encoding nicotinate-nucleotide--dimethylbenzimidazole phosphoribosyltransferase, which encodes MSSLNLDDFTDLIERPDGGVRRDAEAYRERRTVPPGALGRLDDLGEWLAAAQSAVPVRPIEHPRAVLFAGDHGVAVLDVSARPAGSAGALARAVLEGASPASVLARGLGVPVRVVDMSLDADPAGLPDEVVRHRVRRGSGRIDVEDAMTLEEAEAAFRAGMAVADEEADSGTDLVVLGDISVGGTTAAAVLVAALCGTDASVVTGRGGQAIDDLAWMRKCAAVRDALRRARPVLGDQLQLLATVGGPDLAAMTGFLLQSAVRKMPVILDGVVSAACALVGQRVAFRAPDWWLAGQRSGEPAQAKALDRMALEPLLDHGVTVGEGVGALLALPLVQAAAGLAAELPEAGSAEAETPDEPGKPESDASPETESDASPETGPDASPEAGPDGGAGSDA
- a CDS encoding phosphatidylglycerol lysyltransferase domain-containing protein, producing the protein MGDARIAADQGRASARRSDGDRRSTAASRRSAAFAVWYLRAVTFINFLSAAWVSLGQDVRRHNTENYFTPYLLTAGFASGVFTMFLAITMRRRKRAAWILNSVLSGLFLLLFGVAMAFPEIRQYAQNWVSLVLTAAFVASLAVGRREFYAKGDRSNPKLAAAVAVGGLLVTSLLAALLVTVTNHAHDPHRSTFLDRWRYGTLRLVSVAADDSHYPGIATPNWVNVSVNVLSTLLVLAVLYAAFRSRRAVDPLTEDDEKRLRELLERNGDRDSLGYFSLRREKSVVWSPTGKAAVAYRVVGGVSLAGGDPIGDPEAWPGAIEPWLAEAREHGWIPAVMGASEEAGTVYSRHGLDALELGDEALVETAEFTLEGRAMRTVRQAYNRVKRAGYRVRIRRHEDIPAAEMAYLLQRADDWRDGATERGFSMALGRLGDPEDGRCVMLECTDAEGGLRAVLSFVPWGPGGLSLDLMRRDRDADNGLMEFMVIELLRRAQEIGITQVSLNFAMFRSVFERGARLGAGPVLRLWRSLLSFFSRWWQIESLYRANAKYRPIWEPRFLLFEKSADLLRIGVASARAEGFLEAPGLPKWLHRKHLESHR